The DNA sequence CACCGCACTCACCCTCCGCGCAGCCCTCCTTGGCGGCGGTCAGGCCCTGCGCGCGCAGCCAGTCCAGCAGGGACGTGTGCGGCCCGGCCGCGACGTCGGCCCTGACCCGGCCGTTGACGGTGACCTCTAGGTCCATGCCTCGTGCTCCTGCTTCGAACTGCCCGTGGGGTCCGCCGGTGCCGGTGGTCCGCGAGGGGCATGGTTCGGTGCTTGAGCTGCCGGGCCGCAGGTTATCCATGCCGAACAACGGCGCCGGTGTGCGCAGGACGTTAGTCCCTTGCCGGCGGTGCCCACAAGCATTTCGGAAGGCGAGTTCCCATCGATGTCCGGACGACATCGGGACGACACATCTCGCAGCCGGGGCGGGACGTGGCGCGGCCCGTCGTGCACCCGCCACCGGACCGGGGCCGGCGTCCCCGTGATGCGGGACACCGCCGGGGGTCGCATGCTGGGCGAAAGACGCGGGCGTCAGCGCCTCGTCCCGAGCAGGAGGAGATGTCATGACCACGAAGGTCCACAAGTCGATCATGGTCGACGTCCCGGTCGCCACGGCCTACAACCAGTGGACGCAGTTCGAGGACTTCCCCCACTTCATGGGTGGCGTCACGTCCGTCACCCAGCTCTCCGACGACCGCCTGCAGTGGGTCGCCGAGATCGCGGGGGTCAAGCGCGAGTGGGAGGCCCGGATCCTCGAGCAGGTCCCCGACCGCAAGATCGCCTGGGCGGCCACGGAGGGCGCCACCAACGCCGGCGCGGTGACGTTCGAGGACGTCGGCGGCGGCCAGACCCAGATCCACCTCGAGCTGGAGTACGAGCCCGAGGGCCTGGTCGAGACGGCCGGCGACAAGCTCGGCCTCGTCGAGCGGCAGGCGGTGGCCGACCTCGAGCGCTTCAAGGAGATCATCGAGTCCGAGGGGTACGCGAGCGGCGCCTGGCGCGGCACGGTGAACCCCGGCGCGACGATCGGCGCCCCGGGTGTCGGCGCAGCAGCGCCCTCCGAGGGCGACTCGGGCAGGGCGGGGGTCTCCGGCAAGGCCGCCGCGGCCGCCGTCGGCGCGGCCGCCGCGGGTGCCGCCGCGGTCGCGGCCGCCAAGGGCGGTGACGACCGCCCCACCCGCACCGCGCCGTCCGCACCGGCGGAGGGCTTCGACCCCGGGGCCCCTCCCGGGACCCCGCCGGCGTACCCGCCCACGGTGGCTGACGACGAGTCGATCCCGCCGGCCGTGCGGGCACAGGCCAACGTCGACCCCGAGACCGGGCTCGCCCCCGGCGAGGGGGACCGGACGGACGTGGACGCGTCGGGCACCGGGCTCACGGAGGGCGAGCCTCGGCACCGTGACGACGACGCCCGCCGCCGCGACGACGAACCGCTCCGCTGAGCAGCGGGCACCAGGACACCCCGGTGCGTGCCGAACCCGGCACGAGCTGAGCTGATCCTCCCGACGGCCCCGGCCCCGCGCCGGGGCCGTCGCGCGTCACGGGTCAGCGGCCCTGCTCCAGGCGCAGGGCCGCCAGCGCGGCGCGCGCGGCCTCGACGTCGGAACGGGCGCCCGCGTCGTCCGCGACGGCCACCTCCCGGTCGTCCTCGGCGTCGGCGAGCTCGTCCTCCACACGCTCCAGGGCGACCTCGGCCGACTCGAGGCGCCGCCGCAGGTCCTCGGTCTCGGCCCGGGCCTGCAGGACGCCCGCCTGCAGCGACCGCACGTGCTCCTCGGCCTTGCGCCGCCGCCGGTCGGCGGTCGCGGCCTCCGCCTCGGCGGAGGCGAGATGTTCCTGCGCCTCGGCGAGCCGGCGGGCTGCCGCCTCCCTCGCCCGCGCCCGCTCGGCGTCGCGCGCGGCCCGCTTGCGCGCCAGGGGCGCCACCCCCTCGGGGGCCCGCTCCCCCGCCGCCCCGGGAACGGCCAGCACCCCGTCGAGGTCCACCCGGCCGAGCCCGGCGGACTCCATCGGCCCGACGAGGAGCCCGGTCCGCAGGGCCTCGGCGGCGTCCTTGTCCGTCATGGCCGCGTTGAGGGTCGCCGCGAGCTGCTCGACGACGCCCGGGCCCACCTTGTGCCCGAGCTCGCCCGCGAGCTCCCGGCCGCGGCGCGCGAGGGCCGAGACGAGACGACGGCGCTGCGCGGTGAGCTCGCGGAGCTGGGCGGCGTCGAGGTCGGCCTGGGCGCGCCGCAGCTCCTCGCCGAGCTCGAGCAGGCCGGTGACCTCCTCGCCGAGGTGGCGCACCATCGCGTTGGCCAGCCACGCGGCGGCCGAGGGCCTCGGCATCGCGCGCACGGCGTCCGCGAGCTCCTTCTCGCCGGCGGCCCGCAGCTCCTTCGCCCGCGCGTTGCGCGCCGGCGTGAACTCGGCGGGGGTCAGCCCGTAGAGCTCCTGCGCCACGGCGCTGAGGTCGGTCACGGCGCCAGTCAACCCGACAAGGCCCTTCCCGCTCCAACCCGACCCTCCCGCGGACCTACCACCCGGCACCGGCCCGCTCCCGGCACCGGCCCGTCGCGGTGTGGTGACCGGCGCCGCCTCACCGCGCGGACCGGCCTCGTCTCGGTGTGGTGACCGGCCCCGCCTCACCGCACGGACCGGCACGTCCTGGCAGGGTGAGGCCGTGAACATCCTCCAGCGCCTGCGCGAACGCTTCTGGTTCGTGCCGGCCGTCATGGTCGTCGTGGCGGTCCTGCTCGCCGAGGCCCTCATCGCCGTCGACGAGCTGGCGATCCTCCCCACGCTGCCCGGCTGGCTCGACGCGATCATCTACCGCGTGGGCGAGAGCGGCAGCCGCGACATCCTCGGCGCGATCGCCGGGTCGTCCCTCGCCGTCGCCGGCACGACGTTCTCCATCACGATGGCGGTCCTCGCGCTGACGTCCTCCAGCTACGGCCCGCGCCTCGTGCGCAACTTCATGGCCGACCGCGGGAACCAGGCCGTCCTGGGCGTGTTCGTCGCGACGTTCCTCTACAGCCTGCTGGTGCTGCGCTCGATCCGGGCGCTCGGCGACCCCGGCGACCCCGAGGCCGAGGTGTTCATCCCCCACCTGGCGGTCAACGGCGCGGTCGTCCTGGCCGTGCTGAACATCGCCGTGCTCATCTACTTCATCCACCACATCTCCGACTCGATCCAGGTCTCGACCATCGCCCGCCGGGTCCGGCAGGACCTGCACGCGACCGTCGACCGGCTCTACCCCGAGCAGATCGGCCGTGACCTCGACGTCGACGCCCGTCTGCCGGACCGGCTCGAGGAGGAGGCCGCACCCGTGCGCGGCGGACGGACCGGCTACGTCACCTACGTCGACGAGGAGGCGCTGCTCGACGCCGCCCGCTCCGGCGACGTGCTGCTCGCCCTGCGGGTCGTGCCCGGTCGCTACGTCCTGGAGGACACCGTGCTCTGCCTCGTCCACCCGGGTGAGCGCCGGGACGACGGGCTCGCGGCGAAGGTGCGCGACGCCGTCGTCGTCTCCGACGCCCGAACGCCCTACCAGGACGTCGACTTCGCCGTGCAGCAGCTCACCGAGCTCGCGGTGCGGGCCCTCTCCCCCGGCACGAACGACCCGTACACCGCCGTCAACGCCCTGGACGACCTGTCCTCGGGCCTTGCCCTCCTCGCCGCCCGCGAGCTGCCCTCGCCGTGGCGGGCGGACGACGACGGCGTCCCGCGCGTCCACGCCCCGCGGCCCGACGCCGTCTCCCTCACCTCCGACGTCCTGGACCACGTGCGCTGGTACGCCGGGACCGCGCCGTCGGTCATGCACGCCGGCCTGACCCTCGTGCGGCGGGTCGGCCGGCACGCCCAGGACCAGGCCCTGCGCGCGCGGCTGCTCACCCAGGTCCGTCTGCTCACCGAGGCCTTCGAGCGTGCAGGGCACCAGGCGCACGACGTCGAGGTGTTCCGCGAGCGGGCCGACGAGGTTGCTCGGGGCCTCGCCCGCACGGGCGCCTGAGAGCTGCACGGGCCTTTGACACCTGGCCCGGTCACGCACGCCCGGTGGCCCGCCGGGCGCCATGCCGCAGGGTGGGACCCGCAGGGTGGGACCAGCAGGGTGGGACCCTGCAGTGCGCTACGCCGGAGGGTGGGACTCGCCGGTGGACCCCGCAGGGTGGGTGGGTCGACGGACCGGCCCCCGGCGGGGCTAGCGTGGACGCCCGACGCCGACCCGAGGGACCACCGTGACCCCTGCACCGCACCTGCTCGACCAGCCCCACCACGACGGCTCCGAGGTGTACGTCCCGCCCGGGACGCCGCACCTGGGTGACGTCGTCCCCGTGCGCCTGCGGGTCCCGGGAGCCCGGCGCGAGGTGTGGGTGCGCACCGTGCGCGACGGCGAGCCGATGATCGCCCCGGCCCGGCTGGACCGGTCGGTCGGCGACGAGCACTGGTACGTCGCCGAGGTGGACGTGCACAACCCGGTCACGGGCTACCGGTTCCTCGTCGCCGAGCCCGGCGGCTACCGCTGGCTCAACGGCCGCGGCGTCCACGCCCGGGACGTGCCCGACGCCGCCGACTTCCGGCTCAGCGTCCACGAGCCCGCACCGGCGTGGACGGCGTCGTCGGTGGTCTACCAGGTCTTCCCCGACCGGTTCGCCCGCTCCTGCGGCCACGACGGTCCACCGCCCGGCCCGCTGCCCGACTGGGCGCTGCCCACGGCGTGGGACGAGGTCCCCGGCGCCCGCGGCCGGGGCGTCGGCAGCCAGCTCTACGGCGGGGACCTGCCCGGGGTCGAGTCCCGCCTGGACCACCTCGAGCGCCTCGGGGTCGACACCCTCTACCTCACCCCGTTCTTCCCCGGCCGGTCCAACCACCGCTACGACGCCCGCACGTTCGACCACGTCGATCCCCTGCTCGGCGGCGACGAGGCGCTCGCCTCGCTGCGCGCCGCGCTGCGCTCGCGCGGCATGCGGCTGGTCGGCGACCTCACGACCAACCACACCGGTGTGGCCCACGAGTGGTTCGACCGGGCGCGCACCGACGTGGGCAGCGCCGAGTCGTCCTTCTACCACTGGGACGACGGCGAGCCCGGGTACGTGGGGTGGCTCGGCCACGCCTCGCTGCCCAAGCTCGACCACCGCTCCCCCGAGCTCGCGCGGCGCCTGGTCGAGGGGCCGGGCTCCGTCGTCGCCCGCTGGCTCGCCGAGCCCTACGCGCTGGACGGGTGGCGGATCGACGTGGCCAACATGACCGGCCGGTACGGCGCGGTGGACCTCACCCACACCGTCGCCCGGACCATCAGGGAGACGATGCGCGCGGTGAACCCCGAGGCCGTGCTGGTCTCGGAGCACTTCCACGACGCCGGCGCCGACCTCGTCGCGGGCGGCTGGCACGCCAACATGAACTACTCCGGGTTCACCCGGCCGGTGTGGACCTGGCTCGTCGAGCCGGGCTCCTCGCTGCCGTTCCTGGGGATGCCGGTGCCGGTGCCGCGCCGCGGCGCCGGCGCGGCGGTGGCCACGATGCGCGAGTTCGACTCGGCGGTGCCGTGGTCGGTGACGGCCCGGCAGTGGAACATGCTCGGCTCGCACGACACCGCCCGGATCCGCAGCGTCGTGGGCGGCCGCGAGCGGGCGGAGGTGGCGGCGGCGCTGCTGCTGACCTACCCCGGGACGCCGGTGATCTTCGCCGGCGACGAGGGCGGGATGACGGGCGTCAACGGTGAGCACGCCCGGCGGACCATGCCCTGGGCGCAGGTCGACGCCGGCGGCGGGCCGGACTGGGACGCGGCCACGTTCGAGATCTACCGGTCGCTCCTCGCCGTGCGGCGGTCCTCGCGGGCGCTGCGCGAGGGCGGCCTGCGGTGGGCCGTGGTCGACGACGACGCCGTCGCGTACCTGCGCGAGACGAGCGACGAGCGGGTGCTGGTCCTCCTCGCGCGGGCGCCGTGGTCGGGCGCACGGCTGCCCGCCTCGCTCGCCGCGGACGGCGCCGAGAACCTCTACGGCGGGGCGCCGCTGCGCGTCGGCCCGGGCGGGGTCGAGCTGCCGGGCGACGGTCCCGGCGCGCAGGTCTGGCGTCTCGGCTGACCCGCCGCCGGCCCGCCACCCGCCACGGTCGCGGCGTGGCGGTGGCCCTGCCCGGGCCGGCGTGACGACGCGCCGGTCAACGCGTCGTGTCGACGACGCAGAACCGGTTGCCCTCCGGATCGGCGAGGATGACGTAGTCGGCGTCGGCGGGCTGCTTGTCCCAGTGCACGCGGGTCGCGCCGAGCCCGACGAGCCGCGCAACCTCGCCGCGCTGGTCCTCGGTGTACAGGTCCAGGTGGATCCTCGGCGGGACCTGGACCGGCGCGGGCACCCGGTCGAGGGAGACGTTCGGCCCGGACCGGCCGGGCCGCGGGCGGAGCAGGACGAAGTCGTCCGCCTCGACGCTGCCGCCGCGGGGGACGTAGTCCAGCGCGGCCGACCAGAACGCGACCTGCCGGGGCAGGTCGTCGACCCGGATGACGATCGAACCGACGGTGAGCACGCCGCCCTCCCTACACCGGTAGGTGGGCCCGCAGCGGCATGCGCGGGCCGAAGCGCTGGTGACGGATCCCGCTCAGCTCGACGAGGCGCTGCACGCGGTAGCGGTGCCCGCGGAACGGCTCGAGGAGCTCGGCCATGCCGGCGTCGTCGGTCCGGCGCCCGGTGAGGGCGTAGCCGACGTCCTTGGCCACGTTGTAGTCGCCGAAGCTCACGGCGTCGGGGTCGCCGTGCGCGCGCACGCGGACCTCCGCGCTCGTCCACACCCCGATGCCGGGGATGGAGCGCAGGCCGCGGTCGGCACCGGCGTGGTCGCGCTGGAGGGTGCGCTCGAGCGCGTCCGCCCGCCGCGCCGCGGCCACGATCGTCGAGGACCGGGAGTGGTCGATGCCCAGCCGCAGCCACTCCCACGACGGGATCGCCACCAGGGCCGCCGGGGCGGGCTGGACCCGCAGGCCCAGCCCCGCGCCGGGCCCCGGGGCAGGCTCACCGAAGCGGCGCACGAGGCGCCGGTAGCCGGCGAACGCCTCCGACCCGGTGACCTTCTGCTCGATGACGGCCGGCACCAGCGACTCCATGACCAGCCCGGTCCGCGGGACCCGCCAGTGCGGGTGGGCGCGCCGCAGCCGGTCCACGACCGGGTGCCGCTCGGCCCGGAAGCCCGACGGGTCGTCGCCGGCGCCGAGCATGGCGGGGACGGCGTCGAGCACCCAGTCCGCCCCGTCACCCCAGGCGGTGGCGAGCACCTCGCCGTCCGCCGGACGCAGGCTCAGCCGCAGGGTCGCCGTGCCGACGGGGGTGCGCACGCCGCGCCAGGCCGCTCCGTGGGCGGCGGCGAGGAAGGTCGGGTCCCCGGGGCCGTGACGCAGGACGGCGAGCTGCTGCGCCACCCGGCAGGGCCAGGTGGGTCGCCAGGTGCGCTCCGCCGTCGTCACGTGACCAGGGTAGGCGCGCGGGGAACCGGCGGAGCGGCTGCGCCGCCGGGCCGCCGGGGCCGCCGTTCCTACTTCCCCGGACCCTTGCCGCCGCCCTTGCCCTTGCCGCTGACGACCGGCTCGGCCGCGGCCGGCGCCGGGGCGAGCTCGGCGACGGTGAGGTCCGAGCGCAGGACGGTGCTCGTGGTCGTGCCGAGGTAGATGTGGCCGTCCGCGACCGCGATCGAGCGCGCGTCCTCCGGGACGGAGGTGGTCACCTGCTGCCAGGTGACGCCGTCGGCGGACCGGGCGATGCCGCCGCCGCCGAGGACCCACACGTGCTGGTCGTCGCTGAAGACGTCGATCGCCCCGATGCTCCCGCCCGTGGTGGTCTGCCGCGTGGGAGCCGGCGACTGGTGCAGCGTCCGGCCGTCGAAGGTCGTCACGACCGTCCCGCGGCCGCAGACGAGGGTGTCGGCGAAGACCTCGATGTCGGAGGCGTCCGAGGGGAGGCAGACGTTGCCGAGCCGCGTGCTCCCGGTGGTCCAGCGTCGGCCGTCGAAGACCCGCACCGGACCGGAGGAGCTGGTGGTGCCGTAGTGGCGCGCCTGGACGTAGATCTTCCCGCCGAGCTCGGCCACCCAGTAGTAGCGCTCGTAGCCGCTGGCGGTCGCGGGCAGGTCGGTGACCGCCTGCTCCCACGTGGTTCCGCCGTCGACGGACCGGTACGCGACGGCGCCGA is a window from the Georgenia muralis genome containing:
- a CDS encoding DUF2254 domain-containing protein; the protein is MNILQRLRERFWFVPAVMVVVAVLLAEALIAVDELAILPTLPGWLDAIIYRVGESGSRDILGAIAGSSLAVAGTTFSITMAVLALTSSSYGPRLVRNFMADRGNQAVLGVFVATFLYSLLVLRSIRALGDPGDPEAEVFIPHLAVNGAVVLAVLNIAVLIYFIHHISDSIQVSTIARRVRQDLHATVDRLYPEQIGRDLDVDARLPDRLEEEAAPVRGGRTGYVTYVDEEALLDAARSGDVLLALRVVPGRYVLEDTVLCLVHPGERRDDGLAAKVRDAVVVSDARTPYQDVDFAVQQLTELAVRALSPGTNDPYTAVNALDDLSSGLALLAARELPSPWRADDDGVPRVHAPRPDAVSLTSDVLDHVRWYAGTAPSVMHAGLTLVRRVGRHAQDQALRARLLTQVRLLTEAFERAGHQAHDVEVFRERADEVARGLARTGA
- a CDS encoding WD40/YVTN/BNR-like repeat-containing protein, which gives rise to MSRSRARRAAPLIATPALAAALVAAAAAAVPAGAAVEAPAGEPGYSTVATVAPVAAQRSAQGRIIDDLSVHDGLIHLGYGDYGDNTGPIDLVTLDPATGEVAVALAGVPTEEIQVVRDVGGSRFAPMADPRASWRTPSGFATDASGRWENAAAVPVVHAYDVTTMDGSDLWVAGSAYLDGTDRVGAVAYRSVDGGTTWEQAVTDLPATASGYERYYWVAELGGKIYVQARHYGTTSSSGPVRVFDGRRWTTGSTRLGNVCLPSDASDIEVFADTLVCGRGTVVTTFDGRTLHQSPAPTRQTTTGGSIGAIDVFSDDQHVWVLGGGGIARSADGVTWQQVTTSVPEDARSIAVADGHIYLGTTTSTVLRSDLTVAELAPAPAAAEPVVSGKGKGGGKGPGK
- a CDS encoding DNA-3-methyladenine glycosylase family protein gives rise to the protein MTTAERTWRPTWPCRVAQQLAVLRHGPGDPTFLAAAHGAAWRGVRTPVGTATLRLSLRPADGEVLATAWGDGADWVLDAVPAMLGAGDDPSGFRAERHPVVDRLRRAHPHWRVPRTGLVMESLVPAVIEQKVTGSEAFAGYRRLVRRFGEPAPGPGAGLGLRVQPAPAALVAIPSWEWLRLGIDHSRSSTIVAAARRADALERTLQRDHAGADRGLRSIPGIGVWTSAEVRVRAHGDPDAVSFGDYNVAKDVGYALTGRRTDDAGMAELLEPFRGHRYRVQRLVELSGIRHQRFGPRMPLRAHLPV
- a CDS encoding SRPBCC family protein, producing the protein MTTKVHKSIMVDVPVATAYNQWTQFEDFPHFMGGVTSVTQLSDDRLQWVAEIAGVKREWEARILEQVPDRKIAWAATEGATNAGAVTFEDVGGGQTQIHLELEYEPEGLVETAGDKLGLVERQAVADLERFKEIIESEGYASGAWRGTVNPGATIGAPGVGAAAPSEGDSGRAGVSGKAAAAAVGAAAAGAAAVAAAKGGDDRPTRTAPSAPAEGFDPGAPPGTPPAYPPTVADDESIPPAVRAQANVDPETGLAPGEGDRTDVDASGTGLTEGEPRHRDDDARRRDDEPLR
- a CDS encoding glycoside hydrolase family 13 protein → MTPAPHLLDQPHHDGSEVYVPPGTPHLGDVVPVRLRVPGARREVWVRTVRDGEPMIAPARLDRSVGDEHWYVAEVDVHNPVTGYRFLVAEPGGYRWLNGRGVHARDVPDAADFRLSVHEPAPAWTASSVVYQVFPDRFARSCGHDGPPPGPLPDWALPTAWDEVPGARGRGVGSQLYGGDLPGVESRLDHLERLGVDTLYLTPFFPGRSNHRYDARTFDHVDPLLGGDEALASLRAALRSRGMRLVGDLTTNHTGVAHEWFDRARTDVGSAESSFYHWDDGEPGYVGWLGHASLPKLDHRSPELARRLVEGPGSVVARWLAEPYALDGWRIDVANMTGRYGAVDLTHTVARTIRETMRAVNPEAVLVSEHFHDAGADLVAGGWHANMNYSGFTRPVWTWLVEPGSSLPFLGMPVPVPRRGAGAAVATMREFDSAVPWSVTARQWNMLGSHDTARIRSVVGGRERAEVAAALLLTYPGTPVIFAGDEGGMTGVNGEHARRTMPWAQVDAGGGPDWDAATFEIYRSLLAVRRSSRALREGGLRWAVVDDDAVAYLRETSDERVLVLLARAPWSGARLPASLAADGAENLYGGAPLRVGPGGVELPGDGPGAQVWRLG
- a CDS encoding VOC family protein, with the translated sequence MLTVGSIVIRVDDLPRQVAFWSAALDYVPRGGSVEADDFVLLRPRPGRSGPNVSLDRVPAPVQVPPRIHLDLYTEDQRGEVARLVGLGATRVHWDKQPADADYVILADPEGNRFCVVDTTR